AAAAACCAGAATTTAAATGACAAATTCCCTTGATTTAATATGACTAACTTTTAAGAAGACCACTTCTTCGTAGCACAATGTGGAAGAAGGTATAAAAACAAAGCGATCTACTTGTCTTAAACAAGAATAACTGAAGCCCTGTTTCTCTCAAATTGAATGCTAGTGTGAGGGGGGAGGGTGAATAGTTTCTGTAGTAATTCTGGCTCCGGGAAGCTTCATGGCAATGATCGGGTGTGTGGTATATGGAGAAACAACACAGGATGGACACTCCCCTGAGGTTAACCCCTGCAAGGGCTCTTCTCACTTGTTACTCTGTATTCAACAGCATCCTTACCATGGTAGGATCGGATACCAACCAGCAGGACTGACGGAACACCTGGTAACACAGAAGTGCCCCCTCCAACCTCCCTTCCTGAAGGAACTCACTATGAGGTATTCAGGCAGCAAAGTCTCCAGCTGCTGTGACTTTGGGATCTGCTGCAGGGATCATACTGAGACCAAACTGAGCCCAGGCACAAGAGCTGACCACTCTTGCTCAGTTCAGGAGGTCCCTTTCATGAGCAGTCTTTACTCCCGGCTCCTCACTGGCCTGCCTGAGACTATCTCAGTGTACGAATGTAGgctgttcctttttctcttttctaagtaCTGACCTACATAattccattcccctcctgctcccgccctctctctctcaatatatatttaaagtccCCTTTGCCCTAATAAACCCTTTTATAAAATGTCTACCTTGGCATATTATCTAAGGATATGGCTCAGCGGCAGAGTGCCCAGCCTGCCTGAGATGCTGATTCTGATCTCTAACACTGCAAGAGGGGGTAGGTGAGGGAGAGAGCTAGCACTAACAGAGCTCAGTATGTGAGTTCTGGAATAACACACCTCCCACCAGTGGATCCTGAACTGGCTGGGAAGATGCTGCATCAGAGGACAGGGTCACTTCATTTGCAGTGACCCACCTCCATTGACAAGGTCTTGAGAGTAGTATAACCcagttatttgcattttaaatactcTGGACTAGTcaggcacagaggcaggtggatctccctgagttcaaggccagcttgatatACAAAGGGAGTTATAGGACAGCtagggtcacacagagaaaccctgtctcaaaaaactaaaccaattcaaccaaccaatcaaccaaaccaacaaacaaaaaaacccaccgaccccccccccccttcctctgGACCAGAGTCACAGAACAGTGCACCCTGATATGAAAAGGTCAGGAAGCCACGGTATTTTCTGAGTGACAGGCAGACACTTCCACCATTGCCACTGTAAACAATGGTTTTATTTAACAACTTTCAGTATGGTGGCAAGGAGCCAGCAGCTCTGGAGCCTGTGGTGAGAATGCTTACCTGGTAATTTCTGAGCCAGGTTTCAGACAGTCTCAAGTTGATGACACCTCCTCTCTCCCGAAGTTTTGTATAGCATTCCAACAAAGGCTAAAGGCAAAACCAGAATCCTGTTAGATATTTTCTGAGCTCCAACAGGGGGATCAAAATTCAGGTGTAGGAATTCTGCATTTTGTCTCAGCATTTACCTCTTTATACTGACAGTAGACCACAAACGGTCTTGATGGGGCCACAAAGTCTAGCAACGACAGTAGCAGTGGAGTGGGGTGGAAACGACTGGCCACGATCAAACTGCaaggaaaacagagagaacaTTCCTCTAAACATTCCTCTACATCCTCCCAGTTAACATGGCTTTTAAGTGTACTTAAAATGATCACGtatagtcaggcagtggtggcgcacacctttaatcccagcacttgggaggcagaggcaggcggatctctgtgagctcaaggacagcccggtctatagagtgagttccaggacagccaggactgttacacagagaaacctggcctctggggaaaataaaacaaaaataaataaataaataataaataaataaaataaaaaaataaaatgatcaccTAGTTATGCATGGTTAAAATCCTAACACTGAGGCCTAGGCAGAAGGATTGCCTCGAGTTCCACAACTGTATAAGGAGTAGGCCAGTGTGACCTATACAAACACAAGATTCTAGAAATTCAAAGCAGAATGACATCATGAGCTATTTGTTTCTAAGAAACTGGGTTATAAGCATTTGTGCTGCCTGGCAGCTAAATGTaggatattcttttatttttgctttagatCACCTGGAAGCAAATCTAACACCACACTTCTGAATCCACCTCCCATTGACAGAGgtactgttttcctttatagacgtattttattttagtgtgtgtgcccacagaggccaagtgtcagatcccctggaactagagttatagacagttgtgagctgccaataTGGGTGCTGGTTACTGAACACCAGTtctctgtaagagtagcaagcactctcttttaaccacttagccatctctctagcctctgacAAGGATTTTCATTGGCTTGTTTTTGGTCAGCATTACAGCCATATTAATGCTCCACCCCCACACCTAACAACTATTCAGTCCTATCTGATATCATTGCTTAATGTTCAGATTTCCTTGAAACTATCAAATTACACCTCCAACTTACCCCTCTGCTAGACTTggcctttctttaaaaacaaccaaccaactacTTATTTTACTAGCCTTAAAATAAAAGCTTTGATAAACTAATTGTTTCCTTTTTGATTATGAATGTGTACGCCTGCAGGTagatatgtgtatgagtgtgcaggTGTTCAAGGAGGCTACAGGTGTTGGATCTCCTCCCAGAAACTGAAGTCACCAGGCAGGGTGCTGGGAGCCTAACTCTGAACATTCTCCCCAGCCCAGACCCGgtctctcaaaaatcaaaacaatcaaaagaAAATCTTCATCTCACTTCCCACAAGAATCAGGACAGGGGAAAGAAAACGCTGATGCATTGGAAGCAGAACGCAGCAGCACCGAGGAGTGCCCTGCATCCCTCATCAACATACCCATCTgcatttctttctcccagcagagCGGCAGCCTCTAAATGTCTTTTCCTCTGCTCCTCTtgtcttctttgcttttcctgAATCTGAACAGCAAGAACCCAATGCACTGAGGTCATTCAGCCAGATTTACCAAAATGCTCTGTTTCATCAGAGCAGAGGTATTCAGAAGACGACAGAGAAAGGGGTGGTTTATAAGGACGACGAGGGTGCCTGAGGAAGTTATACTCAAAGGTCAGTCCCAAGTCACCTGAGCACTGCTGAAGCTGCTGCTAACGTCACCCCGAGTTCCAGCCCAGAGACTAAGTCACAACTAAGTACAAACACACCCATTTCCCCCAGTTGTTTCTGACAGTTATCATCTAGGGACCTAATGTTTCAAAGTTAACTTAAATCTCACAACTTAATGACTCACTGGGTCTGAGGCTATTACAAGGATAAAGACTCTTGACATTCTTACataatctcttctatttcctttttctttaggcTCCTTATTCTCTGGGTCCAGAGGAACAGTTCCCATTGTTCTCCGTTCTTCTAGGTTACTTTCTGGGGCTTCTGCTATGCTGTCCTCATCGGCTTGTTCAGATATCTGTTTTTCCTCATGTTCACCGTTACTCTGTTCAACCGGAGTGCTGTCCTTAGACTCCGAGGACAGCATCTCAGCAGAAAATGTTCCATTTAGAAGACTGCTTATTTTGTTGAGGGGGAATTCATGAAGACCACTGAGGAAAGATTTGGGAAATCCAAAACAAGCTGTTGCTGCCCGAACAGGTCCATCTCCAGGGTACAGCTGAATAATGGAGCCAAAACCTGAACAGACGAAACAAATGGAAGGAATCTAGACTGTGCAATGCCCAAGTCCTCACACAATTAATTCATGACTCTTCTCCCATGTCTAGAGGGTGAGGAATGCCGCAACCCATCTGGAGGCTCTTGACCACTATGACTATTTCATTCCCTACAGAGAGAATATAATTCCAAAGCAAACAGGGAATCTTAAAGAAGCTTATCTCCTCAGGACACTACGGCAGGGAGACCCAGTGATCCTGTTTAGTTACATGATTTAGGTTCATCCACAGAGAGGGTGGATTCATGCTTATCTTCCACAGAGTCAGAGAAACCCAGACAGGTCAGCTTGTGTATTCCAAGAGAGGATACCTCCTGGGAAGCCTCCCTATTCAGCCCCTCAGTGCCTGATAACACAGTAAATCATTAGCCAGCTACATTCCAGAGtcatccccacacacaccaaagcagGAAAGGCCAGCATTTGGACTTCTTTCCTCACATCAGGGCAGTTTACAGTATTTGAAAACACCGAGGCTTACCTCCCATTCGTTCCATCATGGCACCTAGCACCAAGCCCGAACACGTTTCCATGACAATCATTTTATTGCCAGCACGAATATTTCCCAATGTCAGCATCTGGGCTAGTGTATCATATCTCATGTGGCTAAGGGAAAAAAGGATGATCCATTTACTTTTAGTTAAGTAAAGCCTGATGTTTAATAATAGTTTTTCTAGCTGTttcataaaaattatgttgataaGATTATTGTTTGCTTGAGGCGACAGTAAAAGGACTTACAATTTATGAGGAAGGAGGACACTTTATGCAGGTGAGCAagcttttcattttacttaaaatcATGACTCTCTTAAAGACATATTTTCCCCCAATTATACTTTGAAAGGAAACAAAGCGTACTTAATTTTTCCAGGTTCTCTTGCATAATACATAATTGAAAGAATACGGGTAGATGGCTTCAAAATAGTAACGATGGCTTCATATCTAGGGGAATTAAAAGCagaataacaatttaaaataccTTATTTTTAGTAGTATTTacttagtaaataaaaaagatgtgctattttcaatcatttcaaacaaaacaacttactttttcttcttctttttaatatatttatcttGGGCAAATTCTGTCTTGTCGCGGAATGTTGTACTATTTTCAATTAGCTGCTGAACTATTTCCTGTAAGAAAAGGAGGAGCAAGCAGATTTCCTGAGGCTTCACTGTCTTACCCCGGCGCTTAGCCAAAGGTCTCATCTCCAGTCCCTCCTCCACGAAGTCCAGGCGGCTCAACTGTGTTTCTACACTCTACTTAGGACTTGCAATAAACACATTACAACTccatttaggtttgtttttttctggtgttggggatggaacccagggccttgttcaCACAACTCCTTTAAACCAAGCTAAAGGAAGAGAGATATCTAAGAAGGGGAGACGAGAGATGAAGATCAGCCAAGATCAAAACAAACGAGTGGTTCCCTTCTCTTCCACTAACACTTTTAGTGCTGCCTCTCACCCATTATTCCTGTGCATAAGAAACAAAATCCCCATGGGTTCAACGGCACACATATTTTAACTGACTCTCCATTTTACCTCAAGATCGGCATTAGAAACAAGTTtgttacacacaaacacagggaaAGAATCCTTTTTACCTCTCCTTTAATGCCCTTGTCTTTCAGTGCCTTTATATCATCTTGAGTAAGTTTTTGGGATTTTCCATCATCAACTATATTTCGATTATCAGTGCCCGCTTCTTTAGTCTCTAAGGAAAGAAATGGCTTTATGATAATTGTGATATAAAACtactattaaaattatattacttAATTtgacatatatttgtatatgtgtgtgggctcACACGTGGTGTGGTGCACATTGGTCCTAGGACATggttctttctcccctcccaccaAATAGGTCTCAGTGAACTCAGGTCGTTAGACTTGGTAACAGGtccttacccactaagccatcttgctggccctcatatgaaattatttcacaatgttttctttaaaaaaaaatttttttttagagagttGGGCATAGcagcacagacctttaatctcaacgctagggaggcagaggcaggagaatccctgtgagtttgaggccggcctggtctacatgtCAGGGATAGCaagggctatgtagagaccctatctcaaaaattaaaaaaaaaagaaagataagatttaattttgttatgagtgtttgcctacatgtatgtatatgtaccagatgcatgcctagtgcctggACTCAGAACCGGGTATCagatgcctggaactggagtcacaggtggttgtgagcatcaTACGGGCATTCGGACCTAAACCTAGGTGCTCTAGAAGAAACAAGTCGGCCTACTTGCTGAGGCATCTCACCAACTCCTCAGAGTTTCTTTTTGGGATAAGTTCCAGGTAACTCAAGCTCACGATACAGCTACATCAGAAACAGCTACATCAGAAACAGCTGAACTCTGTTTCTCGCACCCCAATCCCACAAGTACTTCAATTACACGCTCATGGTGTGCTGCAGATGAAGCTGGGGCCTTGTGACACTGGGTAAATGccctaccaactgaactacatgcCCGCATCTGCAACCCTTCTTTTCCCAAGTTCCCTTTTACACCTAGTCCATCAGCCCCTCAAGTCAGCCTTGGCTTTTTAGGATCACCTCTTGTTTTAGCTAAGTTTTCTGGAGAGCATCCAAATTAAATGGAAGTCTGCCTAGCTAACTGTAGACCGTCCATCTCTAACATCCCGCGTGGGGTACCTGAAGTaggctcttccttcttcttcttgagCTGAAGGCATCCTCCATTGCTCACTTCAAATGTTGACCCATAACTATGGCCAATGGCATTATCCAGATAAAACCACTGTTTCTCGAACGTTACTTTCCTGAGGAAGGAAAAGCGACCAGTCAATTGACTTCTCTTACATTCATGCTACAACAGGTGCACTCATTCTCACGATGCACAGTGAACAGCACTGCTTTTAGGTACAAACCTGACAAATGAACTAGAGAGAACCAGGCTGAGGAGAGACACAAACATTCATAAAGAAGCTAGGAAAACACtgacttttagaagaaaaaaagatactcCTTTTATGGGGCACAGATCTGCTTGCACTTTGCTTAAACTCCAGATTCTGAAGATCTCGACATGCAG
The Microtus pennsylvanicus isolate mMicPen1 chromosome 2, mMicPen1.hap1, whole genome shotgun sequence DNA segment above includes these coding regions:
- the Trmt6 gene encoding tRNA (adenine(58)-N(1))-methyltransferase non-catalytic subunit TRM6 isoform X1, which encodes MEASAEQPSPQPPQPGEHCIRDGDFVVLKREDVFKAVQVQRRKKVTFEKQWFYLDNAIGHSYGSTFEVSNGGCLQLKKKKEEPTSETKEAGTDNRNIVDDGKSQKLTQDDIKALKDKGIKGEEIVQQLIENSTTFRDKTEFAQDKYIKKKKKKYEAIVTILKPSTRILSIMYYAREPGKINHMRYDTLAQMLTLGNIRAGNKMIVMETCSGLVLGAMMERMGGFGSIIQLYPGDGPVRAATACFGFPKSFLSGLHEFPLNKISSLLNGTFSAEMLSSESKDSTPVEQSNGEHEEKQISEQADEDSIAEAPESNLEERRTMGTVPLDPENKEPKEKGNRRDYIQEKQRRQEEQRKRHLEAAALLGERNADGLIVASRFHPTPLLLSLLDFVAPSRPFVVYCQYKEPLLECYTKLRERGGVINLRLSETWLRNYQVLPDRSHPKLLMSGGGGYLLSGITVVSDSLRADPSLKSCASTLDSHAAEEPAAKKQKCVGSGS
- the Trmt6 gene encoding tRNA (adenine(58)-N(1))-methyltransferase non-catalytic subunit TRM6 isoform X2, coding for MRYDTLAQMLTLGNIRAGNKMIVMETCSGLVLGAMMERMGGFGSIIQLYPGDGPVRAATACFGFPKSFLSGLHEFPLNKISSLLNGTFSAEMLSSESKDSTPVEQSNGEHEEKQISEQADEDSIAEAPESNLEERRTMGTVPLDPENKEPKEKGNRRDYIQEKQRRQEEQRKRHLEAAALLGERNADGLIVASRFHPTPLLLSLLDFVAPSRPFVVYCQYKEPLLECYTKLRERGGVINLRLSETWLRNYQVLPDRSHPKLLMSGGGGYLLSGITVVSDSLRADPSLKSCASTLDSHAAEEPAAKKQKCVGSGS